The genomic window TAATCCTTCTATGTCATTAAGATAATGATGATCTAATTGTTGCCATAAAGGTTTAAAAGCTTTAGAAATATCGCTAAAGTCAACGACCCAGCCTGTTTGTGGATCAATTTCACCTGTTAATTCTAATCTGACCATAAATGAGTGCCCATGTAAACGTCCACATTTATGTCCTGCGGGAACATGGGGTAGTCGA from Arsenophonus sp. aPb includes these protein-coding regions:
- the queD gene encoding 6-carboxytetrahydropterin synthase QueD translates to MSATIFKDFQFEAAHRLPHVPAGHKCGRLHGHSFMVRLELTGEIDPQTGWVVDFSDISKAFKPLWQQLDHHYLNDIEGLENPTSEVIARWIWYKMKPILPQLSSIMIKETCNAGCIYRGK